The proteins below come from a single Miscanthus floridulus cultivar M001 chromosome 1, ASM1932011v1, whole genome shotgun sequence genomic window:
- the LOC136530574 gene encoding GEM-like protein 7, producing the protein METFTQEHVIGIPLTSFAYADEERQGKPSCSALVHKKNKKSSFIYRMNNLSHKTDNYMQGFKEHLTLGPKISETIKGKLSFGAKVLQAGGIDKVFREYFSVEKDEKLLKAFQCYLSTTAGPIAGMLFISTKKIAFHSDRPLNFMSPKGGSTRVPYKVLIPTKRIKSASVRENLYNPDEKYIDVVTVDGFDFWFMGFVSYEKSFKYLQHVIPELR; encoded by the exons ATGGAGACTTTCACCCAGGAGCATGTCATTGGAATTCCATTGACTTCGTTTGCATATGCCGATGAGGAAAGACAAGGAAAACCTTCCTGTTCTGCCTTGGTTCATAAAAAAA ATAAGAAGAGTTCCTTCATTTATCGGATGAACAATCTGAGCCATAAAACAGATAACTACATGCAAGGGTTCAAAGAACACT TAACTCTAGGACCGAAAATTTCAGAAACTATAAAAGGGAAACTAAGCTTCGGTGCAAAGGTTCTCCAAGCTGGTGGTATTGATAAAGTCTTCAGAGAATACTTTTCTGTCGAGAAAGATGAGAAACTACTGAAGGCTTTCCAGTGCTATCTTTCAACCACAGCTGGTCCAATAGCTGGAATGCTTTTCATCTCAACTAAGAAGATTGCTTTCCATAGTGATAGGCCTTTGAATTTCATGTCTCCAAAAGGAGGCAGTACAAGGGTGCCTTACAAG GTGTTGATCCCCACAAAGAGGATAAAGAGTGCTTCAGTGCGGGAAAATTTATACAATCCAGACGAGAAATATATTGATGTAGTTACTGTTGATGGCTTTGATTTTTGGTTCATGGGCTTTGTCAGCTATGAGAAGTCATTCAAATATCTTCAGCATGTAATTCCGGAGCTGAGATGA
- the LOC136485051 gene encoding putative GEM-like protein 8 — protein sequence MESYAQEHVIGIPLASYAYASEEGKPSCSALIHKKNKKTSFIYRMNKLNLKTDSYMQGFKQHLTLGPKISETIKGKLSFGAKVLQAGSIEKIFRQYFVVEKDEKLLKAFQCYLSTTAGPIAGMLFISNEKIAFHSDRPLSLACPKGERTRVPYKVLIPAKRIKSASVRENLYNPDEKYIDLVTVDGFDFWLMGFISYEKSFRYLQHVISRFR from the exons ATGGAGAGTTATGCCCAGGAGCATGTCATTGGAATTCCTTTGGCCTCCTATGCATATGCCAGTGAAGAAGGAAAACCTTCCTGTTCTGCCTTGATTCACAAGAAGA ACAAGAAGACTTCATTCATTTACCGGATGAACAAGCTGAACCTGAAAACAGATAGCTACATGCAAGGGTTCAAACAACACT tAACTCTGGGGCCAAAAATTTCTGAAACTATCAAAGGGAAACTAAGCTTCGGTGCAAAGGTTCTACAAGCTGGCAGCATTGAGAAAATCTTCAGGCAATACTTTGTAGTGGAGAAAGATGAGAAATTATTGAAGGCTTTCCAGTGTTATCTTTCAACCACAGCTGGTCCAATAGCTGGAATGCTTTTTATCTCAAATGAGAAGATTGCTTTCCATAGTGATAGGCCTCTGAGTTTAGCATGTCCCAAAGGGGAAAGGACCAGGGTGCCCTACAAG GTGTTGATCCCCGCAAAAAGAATAAAGAGTGCTTCCGTGAGAGAAAATTTGTACAATCCTGATGAGAAGTATATTGATTTAGTTACTGTTGATGGATTCGATTTTTGGTTGATGGGTTTTATTAGCTATGAGAAATCATTCAGATATCTTCAGCATGTAATTTCAAGGTTTAGATGA